The Thermotoga maritima MSB8 region GAATGCTTCAAGAAGCGGTTGACGCTCTCATTCACAACGGTTCTGATTCGGAAGGAAAGAGAAGCAGAAGAGCCGTTTTGAAAGATAGAAACGGTAGGCCTCTGAAATCGCTCACCGATCTACTGAAAGGAAAGAAAGGAAGATTCAGAAGGAACCTGCTTGGAAAGCGTGTGGATTACTCTGGAAGAGCGGTTATTGTCGTGGGCCCAAATCTGAAGATACACCAGTGCGGTATTCCAAAGAAAATGGCAATGGAGCTCTTCAAACCGTTTGTTCTGGCGAAACTCCTTGGAGAGGGTTCTTCCAGCAAAACCATGAGAAAGGTCAAGAAAGCGATCATAGAAAAAGAGATGCCGGAAGCCTGGGAAGTGCTTGAAGAAGTGATAAAGGGAAGCGTCGTTCTTTTGAACAGAGCTCCCACACTCCACAGGATGTCAATTCAGGCGTTTGAACCAAAACTCGTTGAAGGAAACGCCATACAGCTCCATCCTGTCGTGTGTCCACCATTCAACGCGGATTTTGACGGTGACCAGATGGCGGTTCATGTACCGCTTTCGGCCGCGGCGCAGGCAGAGGCAAGATTTCTCATGCTTTCGAGATACAACATCATCTCCCCAGCACACGGGAAGCCGATTTCGCTGCCGACGCAGGATATCATCATAGGTTCTTACTACCTCACAACAGTTGGTAAAGAATTCGACTCACTGAAAGAAGAAGATGTGAAATGGAAGTTCTCTTCGCCCGAAGAGGCGATGCTGGCTTACCACCTTGGATTCATAAAACTTCACACTCCGATTCTGATAAAGGTTGCTGTCAACGGCGAGGAAAAACGAATAAAGACGACTCTGGGAAGAGTGATCTTCAACGGCATTCTCCCGGAAGATTTGAGGGATTACAATAGAATTTTCGACAAAAAACAGATAAACGCTCTCGTCTATGAAACGTTCAAGAGACACGGTATAGACAGAGCTGCGGATCTCTTGGATGACATAAAAGACATCGGTTTCCACTACGCAACCGTTTCCGGTCTGACTCTCTCGTTGAAAGATCTGAAGATACCACCAGAGAGAGATGAGATTCTCAGGAAGACCTGGGAGAAGGTCAGAATAATCGAAGAGAATTACGAAAAGGGCTTCCTGACGGAGGAACAGAGAAAGAGTGAAATCATACGACTCTGGATGAGTGTGACGGAGGAGATCACAAAACTCACATCCAAAACGCTCGCAGAGGATCCGTTCAACCCCATATACATGATGGTGAACTCTGGTGCTAGAGGTAACATAGATCAGGTGAAACAGCTCGCCGGTATCAGAGGTTTGATGATCAAGGCGTACGACCCAAGATCCAGGGAAATAAAGTCCAAGATCTTCAAGGGTCAGGCGATCCACGAAGCACTCACATTCGATTACCCGGTCGATAAGAACCTCAGAGAAGGTGTTGACATCCTGCAGTTCTTCATTTCCACCTACGGTGCCAGAAAAGGACAGGTTGACACAGCAATGAACACATCCTTTGCGGGATATCTGACGAGGCGTCTTGTGGATGTAGCCCAGAGCGTTACAGTGGCGGAACCCGACTGTGGAACACATGAGGGAATCAGAGCCATGGATCTGATAAAAGAAGGAACAGTCGTGGAAAAGATGAACGAGTTCCTCTTCGGTAGAGTGCTCGCAAGGGACGTGCTTGATCCAGAAACAAAAGAAGTTTTAAAGAATCCAGAAACGGGCAAGGAATACACGAGAAACACCATGCTCACAGACGACGATGCGAACTTCCTGGCTTCTTACAAGAAAATGGTTGACGTTGTGAGGTACGAAGAGATAGACATAACAGAACTCTCACTCCCCAACATGTACGCCGAGATAGCAGAACCCGTTGGAGAGTACGAAGAAGGAACGGAACTCACCTGGGATGTGATAAAAGCTGCTAAGAACGAAGGGAAATACCGCATAAAGGTGAAGGTCTATCCTGTCGTTGGAACTGTTTACGCGGAAGAGGAACCTTTGTACGATAAAAAAGGTGAAAGACAGCTTCTCGTGTACCAGGAAGTGATAAACGAGATCGTGGCGAAGATGCTCGAAGAAAATGGAATAGAAAAAGTTTCCGTGAGACCCGATATCATTGTGAGATCGCCTCTCACCTGTGAGTCCGAGTACGGCGTCTGCGCTGCCTGTTACGGTATGGATCTTTCCAACCACAAGATAGTGAACGTCGGAGAAGCGGTGGGAGTTGTGGCCGCTCAGTCCATAGGAGAGCCCGGCACACAGCTCACGATGAGAACATTCCACGTTGGAGGAGTCATGGGTGCGAGCGACATCGTCAGCGGTCTCACAACTGTGGAGAAGACGTTCGAACCGTACGCGTTCTTGAGAGAAGAAAAGAGCGGTGGAAAGAAAGAAATCAGAAAATACTATGGATCCGAAGCCATTCTGTGTGAGGTCGATGGTTTCGTTAAAGACATAGCAACCGATGAAAGTGGTAGAACGGTGATTTACATCGAGGATTACGCCGGTAACATCCACGCTTACAAAGTACCGAAGAGAGCGAAAGTAAGGGTAGAAAAAGGCCAGAAAGTCCTGAGAGGAGAAACCCTCACCAGCGGCGCCATTGTGTGGTGGAAACTCCTGGAGCTCGAATCAGAAAAAGGTGTAATGACGGCGATGAATCTGCTGAAGATCATAAAGAACGCCTACGTCCAGCAGGGTGTGAGTATACACGACAAGCACTTCGAGATCATATTCAAACAGATGCTAAGCATGGCAACGATCGTCGATCCTGGAGACAGCGATTACTTGCCGGATCAACTTGTGCCGCTTGTGGATATAAAGAGATTCAACAGGGAAATCCTCGAAGGAAATGCGAAAGTGGAAGAGAACAGGAAGTGGGTCATAGGAAAGACGCTCGCGAAGAGGATCATCACGGAAACAGAAGAGGGAGAACTCGTGGAACTCGCGCAAAAAGGCGATGAAGTGACCGAGGAACTTTTGAAGAAGATCATAGAAGCGGGAATAAAAGAGATCGACGTCTTCGAAAAAGATAAAGTTGTGACGTACCAGATTCTCCCGAAGGAACCTATCAAGTACAAGAGAAGACTCCTGTCGCTCAAGAAAGCGGCTCTTAACTACCCCGGCTGGCTCAGCGCGGCTGCGTTCGAAGAAACTGCGTGGGTGTTGACCGCAGCGGCGATCGAAGGAAAGGTCGATCCGCTCATTGGATTGAAGGAAAACGTGATCGTTGGTCAGCTGATACCCGCAGGAACCGGTCTCGATGTCTTCGCGGGAATCCAGGTGGAAGAAACCCCAAGGGCTGCAGTGGAAGAAGAACTCGCGTGAGAAACAAAAAGAAAAAAAGAAGGGGCTCCTTTCGGAGCCCCTTTTATTTTTTACTCTTCTGCTTTCCAGAGCACGTAGTAGTCGTCGCCAGGTCTCATTGGATTGTGGTACCATCCTTTGACCCAGCTTCTCTGGACTCTCACACCGAGCGGCTGATAGAGAGGCATACCGAGGGCGTGCTTCATTGCGAACCTCTGGATCTCTTCGTAGAGTGCCTGTCTTTCTGCAGGATCGGTCTTCGCGATCGCTTCTTCTATGAGTTCGTCGAGACTTCTGCCACCAAGGTCGGGATGTGGTGTGGAAACAAACTTTCTGAAGTTTTCACCCTGTCTTCCAGAGTAAACTCCTGCACTGTGGTAGTATGTGAAGATGAAGTTGTGAGGATCCGGATAATCTGCGAGCCATCCTATGATGAAGGCAGGCACTTCTCCTCTCTTGGTTGCGTCGAGATACGTAGGCCACTGAACGCCTCTCACTTCAACTTTAAACTTCGGATTGATCATCTCGATGTATGCCTTCAGCATTTCTGCGGCTTGTCTTCTCACTTCATTTCCGGTGTTGTAAAGCAACGTGATCTTGAATCCTTTCTTCCAGACTTCACCGTTCCATGCCTTCTTGAAGTACTCCGTTGCTTTCACAATATCGAAGTGTGGAGCGTCGGGATCGTTCAGCAGCTCTTCGTTGAATCCGAGGAGTCCTTCTGGAAGGTCTGTTGGTATCTTTCTACCAAGACCTTTGAGCACTTCGTTTATGAATGTGTCGTAGTCGAACGCGTAGATGAAGGCTTTTCTCACATTCTCATCGCTGAAGAAATCGGGTGGTATTCCGTTTCCGTCGAGTTTTCCAGAGCCTATGTACTTGCTGTCTTCGGGAACGTTCCACGCGAAGTGAAGGGATGTTACCGCAAGTTCAGGAAGTCCCTTTACAACGGTGACACCGGGTTTTCCTTCCACCTGCTCGAGGTACTGGGTTGGGACAGCACAGATATCGGCGTCTCCCTGAAGGAACATCGCCCTTCTTGTGCTCCACTCGTCGATTCCCCAGATAATGACTCTTTTGATCTTCGCGGGTTCTCTCCAGTAGTTGTCGTTTCGCTCGAGGATGACTTTCTGCTGAGCTCTGTCCCATTCGACGAATTTGAAGGGTCCAGTTCCGTTCATTCTCGCGTAGAGAGGAGAATCTTCTTTTCTGATATCGTGGTACTTCCACCAGGTATCGGCTCTTCCGTCCCAGCATCCTATCTCTATACACCACTCTTTGTCGAGGACAGCACTCCAGCTGGCGCTCTGGGCGAGTATGTACATGAACGGTGCGAAGGGTCTCACAAGGTGGAACACAACGGCGTCACCTTCAACTTCGATGGCGGGATCGATGTAATCCGTGTAGATCTTTATGAGAGCGTCTCTGTACTCTGGAAGCGGCTCACCGTTTTCGTCGAAGAGTTCGCTATAAGGCTTGCCGATCTTTTCCTCGACGAAAGTTTCCAGTGAATCCACACCGAACAGGGCTTCCCAGAGCATCCACATGGGACCCGCTGTTGGATCGAAGATGAGACCTCTTTCAAAGCTGTATTCCACGTCTTCTGGTGTGAGATCTCCTCCTTCGTGGAACTTCACGCCTTTCCTGATGTAGAACTTGTAAGTTTTCCCGTCGTCCAGAATTTCCCATCTTTCCGCAAGGCGTGGTTCGAATTCTGTGAGGCTCTCTCCTTTGTAAGCGATCAGGTTCTCGTACACGTTGTAGATAACTTCACCACTCGCCGTGTCATAAGCGAAGTGTGGGTCGAGAGTGTCGGGTTCTCCAATGGTGGCGTCGATTATGGTGTCAGGGTTCTTCACTTCGGCCAGTACCAGAACTGATAGGACTGCCAGGAACAGCACAAACAGTTTCTTCATAGCGAAACCCCCTTTCCAAAAATGTGATGACTCCTTACTATATTTGAATTATAGCATACTGTGCCTATCGGGGAACGACTCTGTAGCGATATTCATCCGTTAGAGGTCTGTATCCTTCATACCTTACGACAGCCCCGTTTTTAAGGACTTCCGTTATCTCGTTTTGACCAGCCTTTTCCAGTGTCGCGGTAAAATCCACTCTGTACACGAACCTGGTGTTTTCGTTGAAGGGCCAGATTTTTATGATCTTCTGGAGGGGAGAAAGGAGTACAAGGTGAACACCATCGGGAACGTCTGTTCTCACACGGCAAACGGAAAGACCATCCGTCACGATGTTTCTCGAAACTCTTTTGACAAGCACAGGAAGGATCCTACCATACGTGAAGACATCGTCTATACGGGCAAAGAGTCCTGTGGGAACTTCATGAACGGGTGTCAACGGGAATCCCATGCTCTTTTCCTCGAGCTCGGTGATGTCTCCTATTTTGATGTTTGAACTTTCCTGCTCTACCTTTTCTCCGAAGAGGCTTCGAATCTCCAGAATATCTTTTTCCACCCTTTTGTTCAGTTCCTCTAGTGCTAGTTTTCTGTTTTCATAAAGTTTGTCGAAGGCGCCTGCTGTGATCAAGCTTTCCACAACGTTTCTCGGAACTCCGGTTACCCTCTCCTGAAGTTCCCTCACACTGCTGACCGGCCTGATTTTTTCGATCTGTTCAACCAGGGTCACGCCCACTCCTTTCACAACCGTCAGGGGAAGGTAAACGTCTTTACCGTGAAAGACCAGATCTTTCCCAGAGATGTTGATATCTGGAGGATGCACCCTGTATCCTTCATTTCTCAGTTCCTGAACGGCAAGGAAGATCTTTCCAGCGTCGGAAGAATTGTACGCAAAGTAGAGTTTGAAAAATTCTTCAAGATGATGGGCTTTCAAATATGCCGTCTGGTATGTGATGTGGGCGTACGCGACGCTGTGGGATTTGTTGAAGGCATAAGAGGAAAAGTTCAGGAGGATCTCGAGAATCTGTTCTGCGTTTTCCATGCCTTTTTCAAGAAGGCCTTTTTTCATCTTTTCAAGGAGAGGTTCCATTTTTTCTCTTTCTTTCTTTGCAATGGCCCTTCTCAAAATATCCGCTTCGGTGCCTGAGAGGCCCGCGAACATGGCGAGTCGCATGATCTGTTCCTGATAGATCAGAACCCCTCTTGTCTCTGGAAACATCTTCCTGAAAAACGCGGGAACGTTCTTCGAATTCGAAAACATAACGTCCAAGCCAGACCTCAATGGACCAGGTCTGTTGAGGGCAAGGAGAATGGAGAGTTCGTCCATGTTTCTGGGAGAGATTCTTCTGCATAGTTTTCTTGCCTGGAGACCTTCGAGCTGAAACACACCGAGAGTTTTTCCCTTGGAGATGAGATGATACGTTTTTTCATCCGAGTAATCGAAAATTTCTTTTTTGAAATCCTTTATGAACGAGAGTGTTTTAAGACCCAGTATATCGATCTTCACAACACCTATTTCTTGAAGATCGTACATGTCGTAGTCCGTTATCGGGATATCTTCTTCTGTTCTTGTAGGTAGTGGCAGAGGGTTTTCTGAGATCACGACTCCCGCGGCGTGAACACTGGGGTGGTGCGGCAGTCCGTAAACGGTTTTGTAGATTTCGTTTTTCTCTTCAAGAGACGCATCTGGAAGAACGGAGTTTATGAGGTTTTTCAGAGATTTCTCTGTGAGGTTTCCGAAGGTTGAAACTTGATAGACTTGAAAAGACTTTGATAATTCCTTTATCAGGTCTTTTCTTCTCCTGTCTTCCACATCCACATCTATATCGGGTGGTTCCTGCCTTTCTTCGTTCAAGAAGCGTTCGAAGAGAAGGTCGTATTTTATTGGATCTACCTCTGTTATTCCGCACAGGTATGCAACGAGAGAACCAACCGCACTTCCTCTTCCAGGACCGACTTTTATGCCCATTTTCTTTGCGATCTCTACCACTTTTTCCACCGTGTAGATGTACGGGGTGAAACCCTTTCTTTTTATCACCTCGAGTTCTCTTTTCAGACGGCTAATGTACTCTTCACCCAATGGTTCTGCCTTTTTTATTAGTAATTCGTTCCAATTTTTAGGAGGAGTGGGAAATCTGTGATTCACTCTGAGATCGTAGGCTTCTGCGTTCAGAATGTCGGCCACATCTTCACATTTTTCTGGAAAACCCTGAACGTCTTCGTCGAGTCCGAAGATCTTTCTCATGAAGATGCTGGCCTTTTTTTCAGAGGCATCGAGATATCTCACAGGTGTTAGTTCGCTTTCTTGGAAAACAGGTATGTCTTCGATTTCATGTGTTTCTCCGTTGTAGTACCTGACCAGGCTGTCGAATTCCTCTCTGTTTCTCGCGACGAAGATTCTGCCGTCTTTCCAGAGACCGTGAACCGGTATCAGGCCGTGTTTCCTCATGATCGTGTTGAACTTCACGGCGGCGTGGAAGTTTCTGTCGGCGAGGATGACTGATTTCAGTCCCTTTCTTTTCAAGAGAAGGGCCAGTTTTTCGAATCGAACGACTGAGCCATCGAAAGAATAGGGAGATATCACCCATGGAATCATGATCTTTCCCTCACGTATTCATGGATCCTTCTGATGGCTTCTTTGAAGTCCTCCGGCAGAGGTGAGACGAACTCCATCCATTCGCCCGTTCGAGGGTGGAAGAAACCGAGTTTCAGGGCGTGAAGCATCTGCCTTTTTATTCCGAAGATCTCATCCTCTTTCGGCTTCCCGTAGATTTTGTCTCCCATAATCGGATGACCGAGGCTTTTCATGTGCACCCTGATCTGGTGTGTTCTACCTGTTTTGGGAAAGGCGAGAACGAGTGTAGCGACATCATCGAACCTTTTCAGAACTCTGTACTCTGTGATCGCTTCTTTCCCTGTTTCAACGACAGCCATTTTTATCCTCAGAACAGGGTGCCTTGCGAGAGGAAGGTCGATAACTCCTTCATCATTTTTCATTTTGCCCTTCACCAGGAGTATGTAAGTCTTCTTCACCTTTCGATCTTTGAACTGCTTCGAGAGGCTCTGATGGGCGAAGTCGTTCTTGGCTACCACTATAACACCGGAGGTTTCTTTGTCGAGTCTGTGAACTATTCCCGGACGGAGCTTTCCCCCAACTCCCTGAAGATCTTTGCAGTGATGAAGAAGGGCGTTCACAAGAGTTCCGCTGAGTTTGGAGGGAACAGGATGAACGATCATGTCTCCGGGTTTGTCGATAACTATGATGTCTCTATCTTCATAAAGAACTTTCAATTCTATCTCTTCGGGTTGAACGGTCGCTTCCTGCGGCTTTTCAGGGAGGTCAACCTCTACTATTTCACCCTCTTTCAACTTGTAACTTGGTTTTTTAATCTGACCGTTGACCTTCACTTTGCCCTCTTTTATCGCTTTTTGAATCATTGATCTCGAGATCCATGATGGTGTCTTCTCCTTCAAAAACTGATCCAGTCTCCAGCCCTCTTCTCTTTTTTCGACTCTCCAAACTTTCATTGTCTCCACCTCTGAAAACTCCCAGTATCATAAGCGCTCCTCCGACTATGATGAACACATCCGCTAGGTTGAATATCGTTGGGAGAAAGGTCAAGTTCAGAAAATCAAGAACGTATCCGAATCTGATTCTGTCGAGAAGGTTGCCGAGAGCTCCCCCAAGAATGAAGCCCATGGCTATTCTTTCCAGCCTGCTGAACTTGAAAATATAAGGAAGCAGGGAGAGAAAAACAACAACGAACATCACGGTCCAGAGAAGCTGTTCGGAAAGATTTTTAAACAACCCGAGTGCGATTCCTCGGTTGGTTGCCTTCACGAATCTCAAAAAACCCGGAACTATGAAAAAAGTTCCGTGTATCTCGCTTGCTATCCGCTTTGTAAGCTGATCCAGAACAATTGTGAGAACCATCACAAACGCCATCTATTTCACCTTTCTGTAGATGAACGGTTTGTATATCTCGAATCCCAGTTCTTTGTAGTTGAAAATTCTTTCGGTGTTTCCGACGAAGAGGAACCCTCCCGGTTTCAGAGATTCAGCGAACTTTCGGTAAAGCTCATTTTTCGCTTCTGGTTCGAAGTAAATAACCACGTTTCGACACACTATCAGGTCGAAGTTCTTTTCGAACGGATCCTTCAAAAGATCGTGCCTTTTGAATTCCACGATTTTCTTCACAGAATCTTTTATCCTGTACCTTCCATCCGGTAGTTTCTCGAAATATTTTTCCAGGTATTCCTTTGGAGTACTGACGAAGGCCCTTTCTTCGTAAATCCCTTCCTGGGCCCTTCTTAGCACGCCGATGTCGATGTCCGTTGCCAGAATACGAGTTTTATAGGAAAGATTGAGTTCGTGAACCAGGATGGCCAGAGAATACGGTTCTTCTCCAGAGGAGCAGCCCGCACTCCAGAACTTCATTCTCAGAGAATTTTTTGCAATCAAAGGAATGATCTCATCTCT contains the following coding sequences:
- a CDS encoding DNA polymerase III subunit alpha, which codes for MIPWVISPYSFDGSVVRFEKLALLLKRKGLKSVILADRNFHAAVKFNTIMRKHGLIPVHGLWKDGRIFVARNREEFDSLVRYYNGETHEIEDIPVFQESELTPVRYLDASEKKASIFMRKIFGLDEDVQGFPEKCEDVADILNAEAYDLRVNHRFPTPPKNWNELLIKKAEPLGEEYISRLKRELEVIKRKGFTPYIYTVEKVVEIAKKMGIKVGPGRGSAVGSLVAYLCGITEVDPIKYDLLFERFLNEERQEPPDIDVDVEDRRRKDLIKELSKSFQVYQVSTFGNLTEKSLKNLINSVLPDASLEEKNEIYKTVYGLPHHPSVHAAGVVISENPLPLPTRTEEDIPITDYDMYDLQEIGVVKIDILGLKTLSFIKDFKKEIFDYSDEKTYHLISKGKTLGVFQLEGLQARKLCRRISPRNMDELSILLALNRPGPLRSGLDVMFSNSKNVPAFFRKMFPETRGVLIYQEQIMRLAMFAGLSGTEADILRRAIAKKEREKMEPLLEKMKKGLLEKGMENAEQILEILLNFSSYAFNKSHSVAYAHITYQTAYLKAHHLEEFFKLYFAYNSSDAGKIFLAVQELRNEGYRVHPPDINISGKDLVFHGKDVYLPLTVVKGVGVTLVEQIEKIRPVSSVRELQERVTGVPRNVVESLITAGAFDKLYENRKLALEELNKRVEKDILEIRSLFGEKVEQESSNIKIGDITELEEKSMGFPLTPVHEVPTGLFARIDDVFTYGRILPVLVKRVSRNIVTDGLSVCRVRTDVPDGVHLVLLSPLQKIIKIWPFNENTRFVYRVDFTATLEKAGQNEITEVLKNGAVVRYEGYRPLTDEYRYRVVPR
- a CDS encoding CheR family methyltransferase, translated to MQEERSEKKIGPFKFQSNFEWKEFPQEEFEWFVKEVEKRFGLNLSSYKPQRVKRRTELLLRKYNVGYREYLNMLIKDKKYLDEFMDKMTINVTEFFRNPEKWWELRDEIIPLIAKNSLRMKFWSAGCSSGEEPYSLAILVHELNLSYKTRILATDIDIGVLRRAQEGIYEERAFVSTPKEYLEKYFEKLPDGRYRIKDSVKKIVEFKRHDLLKDPFEKNFDLIVCRNVVIYFEPEAKNELYRKFAESLKPGGFLFVGNTERIFNYKELGFEIYKPFIYRKVK
- a CDS encoding RluA family pseudouridine synthase; this translates as MKEKTPSWISRSMIQKAIKEGKVKVNGQIKKPSYKLKEGEIVEVDLPEKPQEATVQPEEIELKVLYEDRDIIVIDKPGDMIVHPVPSKLSGTLVNALLHHCKDLQGVGGKLRPGIVHRLDKETSGVIVVAKNDFAHQSLSKQFKDRKVKKTYILLVKGKMKNDEGVIDLPLARHPVLRIKMAVVETGKEAITEYRVLKRFDDVATLVLAFPKTGRTHQIRVHMKSLGHPIMGDKIYGKPKEDEIFGIKRQMLHALKLGFFHPRTGEWMEFVSPLPEDFKEAIRRIHEYVRERS
- the lspA gene encoding signal peptidase II, giving the protein MAFVMVLTIVLDQLTKRIASEIHGTFFIVPGFLRFVKATNRGIALGLFKNLSEQLLWTVMFVVVFLSLLPYIFKFSRLERIAMGFILGGALGNLLDRIRFGYVLDFLNLTFLPTIFNLADVFIIVGGALMILGVFRGGDNESLESRKKRRGLETGSVFEGEDTIMDLEINDSKSDKRGQSEGQRSD
- the rpoC gene encoding DNA-directed RNA polymerase subunit beta', translated to MPMSSFKRKIKAIQIKIASPEVIRSWSGGEVKKPETINYRTFKPERDGLFCERIFGPVKDYECACGKYKGKKYEGTVCERCGVRVESREARRKRMGHIELAAPAVHIWYLESIPSVLGTLLNMSTSDLENIIYYGSRRVIERAFIVTDPKDTPFSQGDVIYETEYRIYRKKWDFDVEQAFVVKNPKSPVLSDIDGEVTLKTEKSITGREITWIIVKNITRATHTVLPGMILVVKDGQEVEKGQDLTKEMTIDPVYAPFDGHVEIDELSNTITLKPLTTSKDQPVVFTIPYGAKILVSNGQKVKKGDQITTSTSLPAVKASISGTVRFGSNLNIRALEDGNFEVLSTGEVYVEQVIEERKYPVFEGALVYVNNGDQVKKGDHLADRFLFEEEYLSATEYKIFESHYPTMFDVEERTENDRPIVVITDIDPEVSKETGLKVGDIVTENEYEAYLQIYPEKIVADAGAQAIKKLLQNLDLEALQAEIEAELKKLPSSSSKAIKLRRRLKMVKDFLKSGNKPEWMVLEVVPVIPPDLRPMIQIEGGRFATTDLNELYRRLINRNNRLKKLLELGAPEIILRNEKRMLQEAVDALIHNGSDSEGKRSRRAVLKDRNGRPLKSLTDLLKGKKGRFRRNLLGKRVDYSGRAVIVVGPNLKIHQCGIPKKMAMELFKPFVLAKLLGEGSSSKTMRKVKKAIIEKEMPEAWEVLEEVIKGSVVLLNRAPTLHRMSIQAFEPKLVEGNAIQLHPVVCPPFNADFDGDQMAVHVPLSAAAQAEARFLMLSRYNIISPAHGKPISLPTQDIIIGSYYLTTVGKEFDSLKEEDVKWKFSSPEEAMLAYHLGFIKLHTPILIKVAVNGEEKRIKTTLGRVIFNGILPEDLRDYNRIFDKKQINALVYETFKRHGIDRAADLLDDIKDIGFHYATVSGLTLSLKDLKIPPERDEILRKTWEKVRIIEENYEKGFLTEEQRKSEIIRLWMSVTEEITKLTSKTLAEDPFNPIYMMVNSGARGNIDQVKQLAGIRGLMIKAYDPRSREIKSKIFKGQAIHEALTFDYPVDKNLREGVDILQFFISTYGARKGQVDTAMNTSFAGYLTRRLVDVAQSVTVAEPDCGTHEGIRAMDLIKEGTVVEKMNEFLFGRVLARDVLDPETKEVLKNPETGKEYTRNTMLTDDDANFLASYKKMVDVVRYEEIDITELSLPNMYAEIAEPVGEYEEGTELTWDVIKAAKNEGKYRIKVKVYPVVGTVYAEEEPLYDKKGERQLLVYQEVINEIVAKMLEENGIEKVSVRPDIIVRSPLTCESEYGVCAACYGMDLSNHKIVNVGEAVGVVAAQSIGEPGTQLTMRTFHVGGVMGASDIVSGLTTVEKTFEPYAFLREEKSGGKKEIRKYYGSEAILCEVDGFVKDIATDESGRTVIYIEDYAGNIHAYKVPKRAKVRVEKGQKVLRGETLTSGAIVWWKLLELESEKGVMTAMNLLKIIKNAYVQQGVSIHDKHFEIIFKQMLSMATIVDPGDSDYLPDQLVPLVDIKRFNREILEGNAKVEENRKWVIGKTLAKRIITETEEGELVELAQKGDEVTEELLKKIIEAGIKEIDVFEKDKVVTYQILPKEPIKYKRRLLSLKKAALNYPGWLSAAAFEETAWVLTAAAIEGKVDPLIGLKENVIVGQLIPAGTGLDVFAGIQVEETPRAAVEEELA
- a CDS encoding ABC transporter substrate-binding protein, giving the protein MKKLFVLFLAVLSVLVLAEVKNPDTIIDATIGEPDTLDPHFAYDTASGEVIYNVYENLIAYKGESLTEFEPRLAERWEILDDGKTYKFYIRKGVKFHEGGDLTPEDVEYSFERGLIFDPTAGPMWMLWEALFGVDSLETFVEEKIGKPYSELFDENGEPLPEYRDALIKIYTDYIDPAIEVEGDAVVFHLVRPFAPFMYILAQSASWSAVLDKEWCIEIGCWDGRADTWWKYHDIRKEDSPLYARMNGTGPFKFVEWDRAQQKVILERNDNYWREPAKIKRVIIWGIDEWSTRRAMFLQGDADICAVPTQYLEQVEGKPGVTVVKGLPELAVTSLHFAWNVPEDSKYIGSGKLDGNGIPPDFFSDENVRKAFIYAFDYDTFINEVLKGLGRKIPTDLPEGLLGFNEELLNDPDAPHFDIVKATEYFKKAWNGEVWKKGFKITLLYNTGNEVRRQAAEMLKAYIEMINPKFKVEVRGVQWPTYLDATKRGEVPAFIIGWLADYPDPHNFIFTYYHSAGVYSGRQGENFRKFVSTPHPDLGGRSLDELIEEAIAKTDPAERQALYEEIQRFAMKHALGMPLYQPLGVRVQRSWVKGWYHNPMRPGDDYYVLWKAEE